The Halofilum ochraceum genome segment AGCGCGCGTATCATCACACGGCGCCGGTCAACTCACTCTATGGGTTGCACGAAGCGCTGGTGATGCTGACCGAGGAAGGTCTCGAGAATGCCTGGGCCCGACATCGGCACATGCACGAGGCGCTCAAGGCCGGGCTGGAGGCGATGGGTCTGTCATTCGTGGTCGACGAGGCGTACCGGCTGCCGGAACTCAACTCCGTGTGGACCCCCGCGGGTATCGACGAGGCCGCCGTGCGCGCCCGTCTGCTGCAGGAGTTCAACCTCGAAATCGGTGCCGGCCTGGGCGCGTTCGCCGGCAAGGTGTGGCGCATCGGCTTGATGGGACACAGTGCCCGCGCGGAGAACGTGATGCTCTGCCTGAGCGCCCTCGAGGCGATCCTCGGCGAAATGGAGGCACCGATCGAGCGCGGTGCCGCGACCAGCGCCGCGCAGCGCGTGCTTTCCGCATGAAGTGGTCCGCGAGCGGGCCATGATGGTCGGCCTGCACTACCGCCCGCTCTGGCTGGCGATCGGGTATGCGCTGGTCGCCGCCACGGCCTGGGGGTCCTTGACCCCCGTGCCGCCCGAGTGGGCGTTCGCGCTTGGAGACAAGGTGCTCCATGGCGCGACCTACGCCCTGCTGACCTTCTGGTTCGGTCAGATTTACCGGGGCGCGGTTGCACAACTGCTGCTGGTTGTCGCGTTCAGCGTGTTCGGTGTATTGCTCGAGGTGGGCCAGGCGTACAGCAGTGCGTACCGCCACTTCGATCTGGCCGACGCGGGCGCGAGTGCAGCGGGGGCGATTCTCGCATGGGGTTTGCTGAGGACGGCGATCGGCTCTGCCCTCACGCGGCTCGATGGCTGGCTGGCGGAGCGCGCCAACGGTCGTGTCTGATCCCCGCCGGGCGATCCTTGGCCGCGCGGCTGTCGGAATGGGGCGTGAGCGGTGTCTTCGCTCGGGCGGTTACTGCTGCCTGTCCGCGATCGACACTAGGCGTTCGCGTGACATCACGCTGCCGCTTCTCGAGAGGACCGTCCCGTTCGCCCCGAGTACCAGGACCCGAAAGCTTTCGGGATCGGGCATCAGGCTGGCGGCGGTGTTCGGGGCGAGACTGAAGCCACGGCTATAGGTCTCGGAGGGAGTCCCGATCGCGAAAAGAATCCCGTGTTCCTCGGGGTCGATACCGGCGGCGATCTTCTCCTGCTGCTGGACACGCTCGTCGGCGAGCGTCGGTCCGAGGATGATGACCATGGTGGGGTCGAAAGAAATATTGTAGATCGAGGCCAGGCGGGCACCGATATTCACGCTCTGATAGGACTGGCCGAACGCATCGTAGATCTTGATGTCCACCACTTCGGCGCTCGCTGTAGTCGCCCAGAGCGCCATCAGCACAACCCAGAGTCGTTTCATGGTTTTCCCCCGCCGGATAACGGCAAATTCATTCTGAACGACCGGCATGCGGCCGGCTACCCCCGTCAGCGCCGACCAGTCGTTCTATAGCGGCCCTGCGGCGCCGTTCAAGCTCCCTCCCGAGCGCTTCTCCGCGCCAGCCTTCGGCCGCCAGCGTCGAACCGTTCAGCGCCTGGATCGCGGCCAGCGCACCTTCAAGGAGTTCGCGCCGCTGGCGCCACGCATCATGGTCGTCACGCGCGGCGGCGATCGCGTCGCACGCGGTCAACACGGCCTCGAAGCGGTCCGGGCGCCGAAGCGCGTCGAGGCCGGAGAGTGCCGCGTGAATGGCGGCCGGATCCGGCGATAATTCGAGGCAATTCATGTGCCACTCGCTGGTCGCGCGCACCAGTTCCAGCCAGCGTCGGGGGATCGGGAGGCGCTCACCCAGGTCCGCGAGCGGGCCGTCCGCCCGAAGCGGAAAGCACAGGCTGGCGAGCCGGATCGATGCGTCGGTGGTCGCTTCCGTCGCGCGATCGAGCGCCGTTGCCGGCGTCGGGTCCGCGTCGACCGCGAACAGCGGCGCGAGTTCCGGCAGGACGCGCACGAGTGCCCCGCAGTCCATCAGGACTTCGAAGTAGCGCCTTGGCGCTGGATCCGCCAGTGCCCGGGCGGTCTCCTGCCAGGCCCGCTCGGGCACCAGCCAGTCGAGTTCCCCGCTCACGCTCATCGAGCGCATCAGTTCGCGGGTCTCATCCGCGACCCGGAAGCCGAGTGGTGCGAAGCGGGCGGCGAAACGGGCCACACGCAGCACGCGCAGCGGATCTTCCGTGAAGGCGGGAGAGACGTGACGCAGCAGTCGCGCCTCGAGATCGGCACGCCCGCCCCATGGATCGATGATCTGGCCGTCGGGGGCACGGGCCATCGCGTTGATCGTCAGATCGCGGCGGCCGAGGTCCTCTTCGAGCGTGACCTCGGGGCCGGCATGGACGGTGAATCCGTGGTAGCCGTGTCCCGACTTGCGTTCCGTGCGGGCTAGGGCGTATTCCTCGCCGGTCTCCGGATGCAGGAATACCGGGAAGTCGCGGCCGACCCGTCGGTACCCGGTGGTCTCGAGCGCCTCCGGTGTGGCGCCCACCACCACCCAGTCACGTTCCGCCGGTTCGAGTCCGAGCAGTTCGTCGCGGACCGCACCGCCCACCAGCCAGGTTTGCATCGTCCGCAGGTCTCCCCGTTTCAACGCGAGCCGGAACGGCCGCCTGGCGGCGCCGCTCCGTGGCGCATCATCCGGGTGAAGCCGGCGGCCCGCGGGTCGTCAGTGGGCGCTGTCCCGATGGCTGCGGCGGGCCGCGCGCCGCAGCGTCTGGTAGCGTGTCTGTCGGTTTTCGTCGCCGATGTAGTGTGGCACCACCGCCTCGATCGGTGTCGGGCAGGTTGCGCCCTCCGGGCATACGCTGTCGATCCGGAGCGAGGCGTAGTTGTCGCGCGAGAACGGCTTGCCCGGGACGAACTCCAGCACGTTGGCCTGCCAGCGTGCGAGGCGATCGGGCAGCGGCACGACCAGCCGGTGCCAGCCCTTGAGGCGCTGGATATAGGCGACGATCTCCCGCAGCGCCCAGACCTCCGGTCCACACAGGTTGTAGCGCTGGCCGAAGGTCTTGCGGTCCTCCAGGGCGTCCCCCATCCGTTCGGCGACGTCGCCGACATAGACCGGTGCGAAGCGGGCGTTCGGGCAGGCGAGCGGCAGTACCGGCGAGATCTTGAGCAGCGCCGCGAAGCGATTGAACAGGCCATCGTCGCGGCCGAAGATCACCGAGGGCCGGAAGCTGGTCACCGCGATGTCCGGTTGACCGAAGGTGTGCACGTGATTCTCGGCCTCGCCCTTCGTGCGCAGGTAATGACTCGGCGCATTGCCCTGGTCGGCCCCGAGCGCGCTCATGTGCAGCAGGCGTTTGACACCGGTCTTTTTGCAGGCGTCGAGGACCTTTTTCGAGAGGTCGACATGGACGTGGCGGAAGCCTTCGCCCCGGTGCCCCTTCTCATTGAGGATGCCGACGAGATTGACCACGGCGTCGCGGTCCGCGAACAGGCGCTCGAGCGTGGCCGGGTCGTGCACGTCGCCCTCCACGACCTCGACGAAGGGCAGGACCAGCAGTTGCTTGTGCCGCTCACGCCGACGCGTGATGACGCGGACGTGTTTGCCCATATTGTTCAGGCGGGTAACGAGGTGCCAGCCGACGAAGCCACCACCGCCGAGTACGCAGACGGAATCGATTCGCATGATTGTTGTTCCCGGTGGCGGGGCGCCGCGCATCGACGCCCTGTCCGTCTCAGGGGGCCGCGGGGGCGCGGCCGTTCATGCGACCCGCGGCGGACGTTCCTTGTGGGACGTGACCGCCGCTCCGGGTCGCTCCATTGTCATGATACGCATGCGCTCGATGCGCGCGAAGGCGAAACTGCCGACGCCTCAGGAAGAGGTTTCCGTGGTGCCGCTCGGTTTACGCCGGGGGCGGCGTTTGCGGTCGCCCCCGCCATCGCGCTGGCCGCCGCCACGGGAACCGCCTTTGCCACGATCACCGCCCTTGCGGTCGCCGCCCTTGCGGCCGGGACCGTCCTGGCCGCGGCGCTGCGGCGGTGCCGGTCGAGCCGTTTCGGGCAGCAGGTCGCTCGTGACCGCCGCGGTCGGCAGCTTGGCCTCGATGTATTCCTCGATCTCCGGGACGTAGAACGCGGTGTCCTCGCAGGCGAAGCTGACGGCGTGGCCGCTCTCGCCGGCGCGGGCCGTGCGCCCGATGCGATGGACGTAGTCCTCGCCGCTCTGCGGCAGATCGAAGTTGAATACGTGGCTGACTTCGGGGATGTGCAGTCCGCGTGCCGCGACGTCGGTCGCGATCAGTACCGGCAGGCGCCCCTCCTGGAAATCGGTCAGCAGCCGCTGGCGTTTCTTCTGCGGGACTTCGCCGGAGAGGACCGCGGCCTGGATGCCGTTGCCTTCGAGGTTGCGGGCGACCCAATCGGTGCCACGGCGGGTGTTGACGAATACCAGCGCCCGGGAGGGCTGGAGCTTCTGCATCAGCCCGATCAGCAGCGGGATCTTTTCGTCGTTGGCCGGGTGATACAGCACCTGCTCGACGCGGTCGGCGGTGACCTGTTCGGCCTGCGACTGGACGTGTTCCGGGTGGTTCATGTGCTCGAACGCGAGTTCGGTCACGCGCAGCGAGAGCGTGGCCGAGAACAGCATCGACAGGCGCTCGGCGGGCTCCGGCATACGGCGGAAGAGGTAGCGGATATCGCTGATGAAGCCGAGGTCGAACATGCGGTCGGCTTCGTCGAGCACGGCCACCTGCAGCCGGCGGAGGTCGTACACGCCCTGCTTGAGATAATCGATCAGGCGGCCGGGGGTGCCGATCAGCAGGTCGCAGCCGGCCGCGATCGCGTTGCGCTGTTTCTCGTAGTCCGTGCCGCCATAGGCCAGCGCGATCCGCTGGCCGGTGTGCGCGCCCAGCGCCTCGGCATCGCGATGGATCTGGATCGCCAGTTCGCGCGTCGGTGCGACGACCAGTGCACGCGGCTGGGTCGCCTTGCGGTCATCGGCGGCCGGGTGGCGCGCGAGATGCGTGAACAGGGCGACCAGGAAGGCGGCGGTCTTGCCGGTGCCGGTCTGCGCCTGGCCGGCGACATCGCGCCCGGTCAAAGCGATCGGCAGCGTCTGGGCCTGGATCGGCGTGCAGCGCGTGAAACCGGCGTCGGCCAGGCCACGCGCGACCTCCTCGGGGAGGTCGAATTGGTCGAAGGTTATGTCGGAGAGGTGACTGTCGGTTGCCGTCATATGCGCTCGTCGGCCCCGGAATCATGGCACGGGTGTGTCTGGACGCACGGGGCATGGTGGACCGTGATCCCGACTCGTTGGAGCGTGCCCCACCGGGGCGTACACTGAAGGTCGGTTTTGTCAGGATCGCGGGCAGTAGGGCACAATCGTGTCATACTTCCGTTCCCGCGACAATTTGGAGGCCCATAAGTGAGCGAGAACATTCAGCAAGTCACCGACCAGAGCTTCGATCAGGATGTCCTGCAGTCGGATAAGCCGGTTCTCGTCGATTACTGGGCGGAGTGGTGTGGACCCTGCAAGGCGATCGCGCCCGTGCTCGAGGAGATCGCGCGCGACTATTCCGACCGGCTCCAGGTGGCTCAGCTGAACATCGACGAGAACCCGGATACACCGCCGCGCTACGGCATCCGCGGGATCCCGACGCTGATGCTGTTCAAGAACGGCAACGTCGAGGCGACCAAGGTCGGCGCGGTGTCGAAGTCCCAGTTGACGGCGTTCATCGACAGCAACGTATGATCGCCCGGTGATCCGTCGACGCGCCTGGTGGCCCGAGCGATGGACCGCTCCGGGCGCGTCCGGCCGGCGGGTAGACGACCCGTAAAAACCGTGCTAACGTCAAATCAATAAGACTTCGGTTTTCGTTTTCCCCGTAGCGAAGTCTCCCCGAAATCCTTTCTGCCAGAGAACGTGCGTCCACAGCCACATCCGTGGCGTGCGTACATGCGGTGCGTATCCCCACAACCCCGGGTAACCCCTGACCGATGAACCTGACCGAACTCAAGTCGAAACCCGCGACGGAGCTGATTGAGCTCGCCCAAGAAATGGGCATTGAGAACGTCGCTCGCTCCCGC includes the following:
- the cca gene encoding hypothetical protein (catalyzes the addition and repair of the essential 3'-terminal CCA sequence in tRNAs without using a nucleic acid template; phosphohydrolase activities include hydrolysis of pyrophosphate, 5'-nucleoside tri- and diphosphates, NADP, and 2'-AMP with the production of Pi, metal-dependent phosphodiesterase activity for 2',3'-cAMP, 2',3'-cGMP, and 2',3'-cCMP, and hydrolysis 2',3'-cyclic substrates with the formation of 2'-nucleotides and 3'-nucleotides; these phosphohydrolase activities are probably involved in the repair of the tRNA 3'-CCA terminus degraded by intracellular RNases), encoding MQTWLVGGAVRDELLGLEPAERDWVVVGATPEALETTGYRRVGRDFPVFLHPETGEEYALARTERKSGHGYHGFTVHAGPEVTLEEDLGRRDLTINAMARAPDGQIIDPWGGRADLEARLLRHVSPAFTEDPLRVLRVARFAARFAPLGFRVADETRELMRSMSVSGELDWLVPERAWQETARALADPAPRRYFEVLMDCGALVRVLPELAPLFAVDADPTPATALDRATEATTDASIRLASLCFPLRADGPLADLGERLPIPRRWLELVRATSEWHMNCLELSPDPAAIHAALSGLDALRRPDRFEAVLTACDAIAAARDDHDAWRQRRELLEGALAAIQALNGSTLAAEGWRGEALGRELERRRRAAIERLVGADGGSRPHAGRSE
- a CDS encoding complex I NDUFA9 subunit family protein, with translation MRIDSVCVLGGGGFVGWHLVTRLNNMGKHVRVITRRRERHKQLLVLPFVEVVEGDVHDPATLERLFADRDAVVNLVGILNEKGHRGEGFRHVHVDLSKKVLDACKKTGVKRLLHMSALGADQGNAPSHYLRTKGEAENHVHTFGQPDIAVTSFRPSVIFGRDDGLFNRFAALLKISPVLPLACPNARFAPVYVGDVAERMGDALEDRKTFGQRYNLCGPEVWALREIVAYIQRLKGWHRLVVPLPDRLARWQANVLEFVPGKPFSRDNYASLRIDSVCPEGATCPTPIEAVVPHYIGDENRQTRYQTLRRAARRSHRDSAH
- a CDS encoding DEAD/DEAH box helicase, encoding MTATDSHLSDITFDQFDLPEEVARGLADAGFTRCTPIQAQTLPIALTGRDVAGQAQTGTGKTAAFLVALFTHLARHPAADDRKATQPRALVVAPTRELAIQIHRDAEALGAHTGQRIALAYGGTDYEKQRNAIAAGCDLLIGTPGRLIDYLKQGVYDLRRLQVAVLDEADRMFDLGFISDIRYLFRRMPEPAERLSMLFSATLSLRVTELAFEHMNHPEHVQSQAEQVTADRVEQVLYHPANDEKIPLLIGLMQKLQPSRALVFVNTRRGTDWVARNLEGNGIQAAVLSGEVPQKKRQRLLTDFQEGRLPVLIATDVAARGLHIPEVSHVFNFDLPQSGEDYVHRIGRTARAGESGHAVSFACEDTAFYVPEIEEYIEAKLPTAAVTSDLLPETARPAPPQRRGQDGPGRKGGDRKGGDRGKGGSRGGGQRDGGGDRKRRPRRKPSGTTETSS
- the trxA gene encoding thioredoxin TrxA produces the protein MSENIQQVTDQSFDQDVLQSDKPVLVDYWAEWCGPCKAIAPVLEEIARDYSDRLQVAQLNIDENPDTPPRYGIRGIPTLMLFKNGNVEATKVGAVSKSQLTAFIDSNV